The following coding sequences are from one Neovison vison isolate M4711 chromosome X, ASM_NN_V1, whole genome shotgun sequence window:
- the LOC122897464 gene encoding cancer/testis antigen 47A-like, which translates to MSSSGDPGQAPGQDSPVSAVGAWSLEAGGSNGVAPGVGFPQIEVAGVAGPEGALESGPPGMEVALESGSPGMEVALESGAPEMEVALHSGLPPMEVSEVEGPVGGLEEAALGLGLARGPAGMSVEAEEDDSDFGPAEEDGEEQQEEGLDILVDAHQFPMVGFRFMFLDLVHSLLHRIYHNNHILVRPRRGRVMVWPRARQPDGHPAAPAGPPAWAAPAAARESEASSEEEAAWETAEEPDEESEEGPETAKETTKYQYEKPAKGDNESEREEEKDKFNKKQEGAD; encoded by the exons ATGTCCTCCTCCGGGGATCCCGGCCAGGCTCCTGGCCAGGATAGCCCTGTGAGCGCTGTGGGGGCATGGTCCCTGGAGGCCGGAGGCAGCAACGGGGTGGCCCCCGGGGTCGGGTTTCCCCAGATTGAGGTGGCTGGAGTGGCGGGGCCCGAGGGGGCCCTCGAGTCCGGGCCCCCCGGGATGGAG GTGGCCCTCGAGTCAGGGTCCCCCGGGATGGAGGTGGCCCTCGAGTCCGGGGCCCCTGAGATGGAGGTGGCCCTCCACTCTGGACTGCCCCCGATGGAGGTGTCCGAAGTGGAGGGGCCCGTGGGAGGCCTCGAGGAGGCTGCCTTGGGTCTGGGTCTGGCCCGCGGCCCGGCGGGCATGAGCGTGGAGGCCGAGGAGGACGACTCGGATTTCGGGCCTGCGGAGGAGGAcggggaggagcagcaggaggagggtcTGGACATCCTTGTGGACGCCCACCAGTTCCCAATGGTTGGCTTCCGCTTCATGTTCCTGGACCTGGTGCACTCGCTCCTGCACCGGATCTACCACAACAACCACATCCTCGTGCGGCCCCGCCGCGGCCGCGTGATGGTCTGGCCCCGGGCCCGGCAACCAGACGGGCACCCTGCAGCCCCCGCAGGCCCACCAGCGTGGGCAGCTCCGGCCGCGGCCCGCGAGTCCGAGGCCTCGTCCGAGGAGGAGGCCGCCTGGGAGACCGCGGAGGAGCCGGATGAGGAGTCTGAGGAGGGCCCGGAGACCGCCAAGG AAACAACTAAATATCAGTATGAGAAGCCTGCCAAAGGGGACAACGAGtctgaaagggaggaagaaaaagacaaatttaacAAAAAGCAAGAAGGAGCCGACTAA